aaaatcaagtgcaaaatcaaaaaaatataaaaattcatgcattttaaGGTAAATATCCCTTCGTACAACTGAATAATCTTTTTAATTAATCCCACgtcatttactttttttttttttttaacttagggaagttggggaggggggagcagtggggtttgaacccgggacctcactgttcacacacggTGGGATTTAATCCCACGTCATTTACTATTAATAGTTAATTATGCATTTTGTGCTAAATTAATTTGGGACCTAGTAAAGTCCTAGATTTAAAATTACCTTCCAAAACCCTGTAAAAAGAAAGAGCGACGGTGAGAAGTTCGGAGCACGTATCAATGGCGAATCGGCGTTGCTTTCAAACCCTTACCCGCTGTCTCCAGTCCATCAAAACCCTAACCCCTCTCTCGGAGGCCATAGCGCCTTACTCCGCCTATGCCCTCAACCAAACCATCGCCGCCACACCCCCAAACTACATTTTCGTCAATAATGCTGACATTTACCAACGTGCCGCAGTGCCCACGCGAAGCTTTAGCTCGAGACCCACCGACAGCGACGATGTCGAGGAGGATGACGAGGAAGATTACGAAAGCGAAGAAGAAGACGATAGTGAAAATGAAGAAGAGAGCGTTGTTCTGTCTGCTGAGGATAAAAAAATAGAGGCCGCAGAGATAGGGTACACGGTCATGGGTCCGCTCCAGAAATCGGACAGGGTTTTCAAACTGTATGAGCCCGTGTTCGCGGTTGTTCAGGTGAAAATGTCGGACTTGTTTG
The genomic region above belongs to Salvia miltiorrhiza cultivar Shanhuang (shh) chromosome 5, IMPLAD_Smil_shh, whole genome shotgun sequence and contains:
- the LOC130985509 gene encoding 50S ribosomal protein L21, mitochondrial-like; protein product: MANRRCFQTLTRCLQSIKTLTPLSEAIAPYSAYALNQTIAATPPNYIFVNNADIYQRAAVPTRSFSSRPTDSDDVEEDDEEDYESEEEDDSENEEESVVLSAEDKKIEAAEIGYTVMGPLQKSDRVFKLYEPVFAVVQIGSHQFKVSNGDTIYTERLKHCDVNDKLVLNKVLMLGSQTQTIIGRPILPDAAVHAVVEEHALDAKVIIFKKKRRKNYRRTKGHRQELTKLRITDIQGIEKPENTTPPPPSPKKEKEKKPEKKVAMEA